A stretch of Chloracidobacterium validum DNA encodes these proteins:
- a CDS encoding Spy/CpxP family protein refolding chaperone, translating into MPYWLRLGMCGRLLLGLLCSGLLSQASLAQQNRPAPTDDPDVSMLRQGAELPAALYESRLLVRALGLTPEQMRRMQDVRRQTGPEMNLARREVFQRRRALNEAIYGEEASEQEVEQRARALADAEATLIQLRARMQYRIRTLLTPEQLRILNELRTAPPGALQRRPPERPEPERTGRPPGP; encoded by the coding sequence ATGCCATATTGGTTGCGGTTGGGAATGTGCGGACGCTTGCTTTTGGGTCTGCTCTGTAGCGGACTGCTGAGCCAAGCTTCCCTGGCTCAACAAAACCGGCCCGCGCCGACCGACGACCCCGATGTTTCCATGCTGCGCCAGGGCGCGGAACTGCCGGCCGCGCTTTACGAATCGCGCTTGCTGGTGCGCGCGCTGGGGTTGACGCCTGAGCAAATGCGCCGCATGCAGGACGTTCGGCGTCAGACCGGCCCGGAAATGAACCTGGCCCGGCGTGAAGTTTTTCAGCGCCGCCGGGCATTGAATGAAGCCATTTACGGGGAAGAAGCCAGTGAGCAAGAGGTTGAACAACGGGCGCGCGCCCTGGCCGACGCCGAGGCCACGCTCATCCAGCTTCGCGCCCGCATGCAGTATCGGATTCGGACGCTTCTAACGCCTGAGCAACTGCGCATTCTCAATGAGCTACGCACCGCGCCGCCCGGCGCGCTTCAACGGCGACCGCCAGAACGCCCCGAACCGGAACGGACCGGGCGACCGCCAGGGCCATAG
- a CDS encoding glycosyltransferase family 87 protein, translated as MRAERLVHLGLAYRVTLASGLLALCAIGAARSGTTPDRYGNDFTVFYAAAQQAQCAGNPYVISIRAATPYLYPPLFAQLLSPLTVFPLPTAAFLWAVGNIGGWIWLARLASAVAGNQPQPGSRQVWWWVSLAPLLIGNVLLGQVNIWIAALVTFAVVSDARRQRSGTAGLALAVATSIKLTPALLIPYFVGRRAWRIVGWWAAWAIVLNGLSAGALGSERWAILHDWYATIVVQGWRFDFATPSNQSLYGAALRVGRAWFGCDDLPYWPLALVGAGGLFWVGHAGRHLSGASAYPAAALAAGGCVLAAKLSWVAHFALLALPIATLLASEKPRRLAWLAIVAFAGCAWSSFRATPSWLRLRVEDWSLFAVAGLMVTLALATLLRQCGQRAASPVAQDTP; from the coding sequence GTGCGAGCAGAACGGCTAGTTCACTTAGGGCTTGCCTACCGGGTTACTTTGGCGAGTGGGTTGCTGGCACTATGCGCTATCGGCGCGGCTCGCAGCGGGACGACCCCTGATCGCTACGGCAACGACTTCACGGTGTTTTACGCGGCCGCCCAGCAAGCGCAATGCGCGGGCAACCCCTACGTCATTTCGATTCGCGCGGCAACGCCCTACCTCTACCCACCACTATTTGCGCAACTCCTTAGTCCACTCACGGTCTTTCCGCTCCCCACTGCGGCATTTCTATGGGCGGTCGGGAACATTGGTGGCTGGATTTGGTTGGCGCGCCTGGCGTCTGCCGTTGCTGGAAACCAGCCGCAACCCGGGTCGCGTCAGGTCTGGTGGTGGGTGAGCCTGGCTCCGCTACTCATCGGCAATGTCTTGCTGGGGCAGGTCAACATCTGGATTGCGGCGCTCGTCACCTTCGCCGTGGTGTCCGATGCCCGGCGGCAGCGCAGCGGCACGGCCGGCCTCGCGTTGGCAGTCGCCACCAGCATCAAACTGACCCCGGCGCTGCTCATCCCTTACTTTGTCGGACGCCGCGCCTGGCGCATCGTCGGGTGGTGGGCAGCCTGGGCAATCGTGCTGAACGGATTGTCGGCCGGTGCGCTTGGCTCAGAACGGTGGGCGATCCTCCACGATTGGTATGCAACCATTGTCGTCCAGGGCTGGCGCTTTGATTTCGCCACGCCGAGCAATCAATCGCTCTACGGCGCGGCGCTCCGGGTCGGGCGGGCGTGGTTCGGCTGCGATGACCTGCCGTACTGGCCGCTGGCGCTGGTCGGGGCCGGCGGGCTGTTCTGGGTTGGGCATGCCGGACGACACTTGAGCGGCGCGTCCGCCTATCCGGCTGCCGCGCTGGCCGCTGGCGGGTGCGTGCTGGCAGCCAAGCTGAGCTGGGTGGCGCACTTTGCCCTGCTGGCGCTCCCCATCGCGACGCTGCTTGCGAGTGAAAAGCCACGTCGCCTGGCCTGGCTGGCTATCGTCGCTTTTGCCGGGTGCGCCTGGTCGAGTTTTCGGGCCACGCCAAGCTGGCTGCGCTTGCGGGTGGAGGACTGGTCACTCTTTGCCGTAGCCGGGCTGATGGTGACACTGGCGCTGGCAACCTTGCTTCGGCAGTGTGGTCAGCGGGCGGCGTCGCCTGTGGCACAGGACACGCCCTGA
- a CDS encoding 2-oxoacid:ferredoxin oxidoreductase subunit beta translates to MTELLKLAGASETPLNLQRTDFISDQEVRWCPGCGDYSILFQVQSVLPKLNIPRENLVFVSGIGCSSRFPYYMNTYGFHTIHGRAPTIATGIKVANPDLSVWVITGDGDGLSIGGNHFIHVMRRNLDVNVLLFNNRIYGLTKGQYSPTSEFGKKTKSSPMGSIERPINPLCMAIASEATFVARSIDVDTKHLAATIERAARHKGVSFVEIYQNCNIFNDGAYKPISDKEVRADNMLYLEHGKPMIFGKDRNKGIRLNGIKPEVVTLGENGVTADDLLVHDENAEDPTLAYLLTQMNFPEFPVPMGVFRNVFKPTFEELTAQQLEVAQARGRGSLEKLLNSGDTWVIE, encoded by the coding sequence ATGACTGAACTTCTCAAGCTCGCTGGCGCATCCGAAACGCCTCTCAATCTGCAACGGACGGATTTCATTTCCGATCAGGAAGTCCGCTGGTGTCCCGGCTGTGGGGACTACTCGATTCTTTTCCAAGTCCAATCGGTACTCCCCAAGCTCAACATTCCCCGTGAGAATCTCGTGTTCGTGTCCGGCATCGGCTGTTCGAGCCGATTTCCGTACTACATGAACACCTACGGTTTCCACACCATCCACGGTCGCGCGCCCACGATTGCCACCGGCATCAAGGTGGCCAATCCCGACCTCTCGGTTTGGGTCATCACCGGGGATGGGGACGGGCTATCCATTGGCGGCAATCATTTCATCCATGTCATGCGGCGCAACCTGGATGTCAACGTCCTGCTGTTCAACAACCGCATTTATGGGCTGACCAAGGGGCAGTATTCACCGACGTCGGAATTCGGCAAGAAAACGAAATCGAGTCCGATGGGGAGCATCGAGCGTCCGATCAATCCGCTCTGCATGGCGATTGCTTCCGAAGCGACTTTCGTGGCGCGCTCGATTGATGTGGATACCAAGCACCTGGCCGCGACTATCGAGCGGGCGGCGCGGCACAAGGGGGTGTCGTTCGTTGAGATTTACCAGAACTGTAATATCTTCAACGATGGCGCCTACAAGCCGATCAGCGACAAGGAAGTGCGCGCCGATAACATGCTCTACCTGGAGCATGGCAAGCCGATGATCTTTGGCAAGGACCGCAACAAGGGCATTCGGCTCAACGGCATCAAGCCGGAAGTCGTGACGCTTGGGGAAAACGGTGTGACGGCCGACGACTTGCTCGTTCACGATGAAAACGCCGAAGACCCAACGCTGGCCTACCTCCTCACCCAGATGAACTTTCCAGAGTTTCCGGTGCCGATGGGTGTTTTTCGGAACGTGTTCAAGCCGACCTTCGAGGAACTCACGGCGCAGCAGCTTGAAGTGGCCCAGGCGCGCGGCCGGGGAAGTCTGGAAAAGCTTCTCAATAGCGGCGATACGTGGGTCATTGAATAG
- a CDS encoding Do family serine endopeptidase encodes MNTSRKLFGFAIQSFLIASVGFALVVSGWMVFARTARPSAPDLSKLTIVSHRGEALNGAAADLSTAFRRIGKLVKPSVVSIRVVETISTESLGLGRNHPPIPGLEDGLKQRGSGSGFIISPDGYIVTNEHVVGKADKIRVTFDDGRQVLAKLVGVDAPTDLAVIKADVTGLTPVTLGDPAEMEQGDWVMAIGAPFGLEQTLTVGVISATGRNLPSSRANRFAQYNNYLQTDASINPGNSGGPLVNLRGEVVGVNTMILSESGGSEGIGFAIPSDLVERVCRKLILEGRVRRGWLGVSLPVQPMTEAQAKSLGLPNTEGALVQDTVGPESPAARAGLRSGDFIIKFDGAVIRNERELTAKVAETEVGKTVTVEFIRDGQPQSVQVTIDERPGNETAAKSVAKDEAAKNANLLGLNVAPLPPDLVSKLRQPNGVIIESVVPGSPADEAGLAKGIVIHSLNRRPVMSPEDVARLAQDFRLGETVVVGIEVQVNGRWEFRFVSLTIE; translated from the coding sequence ATGAACACATCTCGCAAGTTGTTTGGTTTTGCCATCCAGTCGTTTCTGATTGCCTCAGTTGGCTTTGCTTTGGTTGTGAGTGGATGGATGGTCTTTGCCCGCACGGCGCGTCCATCCGCACCGGACTTGTCCAAGCTGACGATTGTTTCCCACCGTGGAGAGGCCTTGAACGGCGCGGCCGCCGACCTTTCTACCGCTTTTCGGCGGATTGGTAAGCTCGTCAAGCCATCGGTGGTGAGTATTCGGGTGGTTGAGACCATCTCCACCGAATCCCTTGGCCTGGGCCGCAACCATCCACCGATTCCAGGGCTGGAAGATGGTCTCAAACAGCGCGGTTCGGGTTCGGGGTTCATTATCAGCCCGGATGGCTACATCGTGACGAATGAGCATGTGGTTGGCAAGGCAGATAAAATCCGCGTGACCTTCGATGACGGCCGCCAAGTCCTGGCCAAGCTCGTTGGTGTGGATGCGCCGACCGATCTGGCCGTGATCAAGGCCGACGTGACCGGATTGACGCCGGTCACACTCGGCGATCCGGCGGAAATGGAACAGGGCGATTGGGTGATGGCCATCGGCGCGCCGTTTGGCCTCGAACAAACCCTGACGGTTGGCGTAATTAGCGCGACCGGACGCAACCTGCCCAGTTCCCGCGCCAACCGGTTCGCCCAGTACAACAACTACCTGCAAACCGACGCTTCCATCAATCCGGGCAACTCCGGCGGTCCACTCGTGAACTTGCGGGGGGAGGTCGTCGGCGTCAACACCATGATTCTCTCCGAATCTGGTGGAAGTGAAGGCATCGGATTTGCCATCCCCTCCGACTTGGTTGAGCGTGTGTGCCGCAAGCTGATTCTGGAGGGACGGGTCCGCCGCGGCTGGCTGGGCGTGAGCCTGCCAGTCCAGCCAATGACGGAGGCGCAAGCCAAGTCGCTTGGATTGCCCAACACCGAGGGCGCGTTGGTGCAGGATACTGTCGGGCCGGAAAGTCCGGCCGCCCGCGCCGGCTTGCGCAGCGGCGACTTCATCATCAAGTTTGACGGCGCGGTGATTCGCAATGAGCGGGAGTTGACCGCCAAGGTGGCCGAAACCGAAGTCGGAAAGACGGTCACGGTGGAATTCATCCGCGATGGACAACCGCAGAGCGTTCAGGTGACGATTGATGAACGCCCAGGCAATGAAACGGCCGCCAAATCGGTGGCCAAAGACGAGGCTGCCAAGAACGCGAACCTGCTGGGCCTGAATGTCGCGCCACTCCCGCCCGACTTGGTTTCAAAGCTTCGCCAGCCTAACGGCGTCATCATCGAATCAGTCGTGCCGGGCAGTCCGGCCGATGAAGCCGGACTCGCAAAAGGAATCGTGATCCACAGCCTCAATCGGCGGCCGGTGATGTCGCCCGAAGACGTAGCGCGCCTGGCGCAGGACTTTCGCCTGGGCGAAACCGTTGTGGTCGGGATTGAAGTCCAGGTCAACGGTCGCTGGGAATTTCGATTCGTTTCGCTCACCATCGAATAG